In one Neobacillus sp. CF12 genomic region, the following are encoded:
- a CDS encoding DUF1836 domain-containing protein yields MGKINEIIDQLGLESNLMVDEIPNIDLYMDQVIQLFENKFADSKRNDEEKILTKTMINNYAKGKLIFPIKNKKYSKEHLILMSLIYQLKGALSINDIQITLDGINKRIIKEDIEIDSFYTSYLNLSKKNVTDFNEDINERVKDVNEEVAKMEDRNAPYLEQVLMISSLVHMSNLYRRVAEKLVDEIVVEKEGKRHK; encoded by the coding sequence ATGGGAAAAATCAATGAAATAATTGACCAACTAGGACTTGAATCAAACCTTATGGTAGATGAAATACCTAATATTGATTTATATATGGATCAGGTGATTCAGTTATTTGAAAATAAATTTGCAGATTCAAAACGTAATGACGAAGAGAAGATTCTTACGAAAACGATGATTAATAACTATGCAAAAGGGAAACTAATTTTTCCGATAAAAAATAAGAAGTACTCAAAAGAGCATTTGATTTTGATGAGTTTAATTTATCAATTAAAAGGCGCTCTTTCCATTAACGATATTCAAATAACACTTGATGGGATAAATAAAAGGATTATCAAAGAGGATATAGAGATTGATTCTTTTTACACTAGTTATTTAAACCTCTCGAAAAAAAACGTAACTGATTTTAATGAAGATATTAATGAGCGGGTAAAGGATGTTAATGAAGAAGTTGCAAAAATGGAGGACCGAAACGCTCCATACCTTGAGCAGGTATTGATGATTTCTTCGCTTGTTCACATGAGTAATTTGTATCGAAGAGTTGCTGAAAAGCTGGTTGACGAAATTGTAGTTGAAAAAGAAGGAAAGCGTCATAAATGA
- a CDS encoding hemolysin III family protein: MSNFIREPINGLTHLTGALLSFIGLLAMVIKVSSTTSSTMAITAVIIFGVSMILLYSASATYHMVIAKDHVIAFLRRLDHSMIFILIAGTYTPFCFISLNGTTGNILFSIIAAVALSGVVFKMVWFSCPRWISTALYLVMGWMIVFVFSPLAGSMASMGLFLLVLGGVFYTIGGVIYGAKPKFLQSKYMGFHEIFHIFIMLGSLSHFFCVFYFVI, encoded by the coding sequence TTGAGCAACTTTATTCGGGAACCAATTAATGGACTGACTCATTTAACTGGAGCATTGTTATCGTTTATAGGACTTCTTGCGATGGTGATCAAGGTGTCAAGTACCACCTCGTCAACGATGGCCATTACGGCAGTTATTATTTTTGGTGTTAGCATGATCCTCCTTTATTCTGCTTCCGCCACCTACCATATGGTAATTGCTAAAGATCATGTAATTGCTTTTTTAAGACGACTCGATCACTCAATGATTTTTATTTTGATTGCAGGTACCTACACACCGTTTTGTTTTATTAGTTTAAATGGAACAACCGGAAACATTTTATTTTCAATCATAGCTGCGGTAGCATTAAGTGGCGTAGTTTTTAAGATGGTCTGGTTTAGTTGTCCGCGCTGGATTTCAACCGCATTGTATCTTGTTATGGGTTGGATGATTGTGTTTGTTTTCTCACCTTTAGCAGGGAGCATGGCTTCTATGGGGTTATTTTTATTAGTACTCGGGGGTGTTTTTTATACAATAGGCGGTGTCATCTACGGGGCAAAGCCAAAATTCCTCCAATCCAAATATATGGGCTTTCATGAGATATTTCACATCTTTATCATGCTTGGGAGTTTATCTCATTTCTTCTGTGTTTTCTATTTTGTTATATAA
- a CDS encoding Type 1 glutamine amidotransferase-like domain-containing protein produces MRQIIALGGGGFSMEPENTLLDSYILKQSGKDNPKICFIPTASGDSEDYIQRFYDFFENQTCSPSHLSLFRPPTRNLESFILEKDIIYVGGGNTKNLLALWKDWGLDTILRKAWNQGILLAGISAGSICWFEEGVTDSYGEGLEPLNCLGFLKGSNCPHYDGEVDRRPAYHKLIESKKIQAGIAADDGVAFHYIEQEISKIVSSRPTSKAYRVYYENKVIETELPTEFLGSY; encoded by the coding sequence ATGCGGCAAATTATTGCACTTGGCGGAGGCGGTTTCTCAATGGAACCAGAAAATACATTATTAGATTCTTATATTCTTAAACAATCAGGTAAAGACAACCCCAAAATTTGTTTTATCCCCACTGCAAGTGGCGATTCAGAAGATTATATTCAAAGGTTCTATGACTTTTTCGAAAATCAAACCTGCAGTCCTTCACATCTTTCATTATTTAGACCTCCGACCAGGAATTTAGAGAGTTTCATCTTGGAAAAAGATATTATTTATGTTGGCGGCGGAAATACAAAGAATCTATTAGCATTGTGGAAAGATTGGGGATTAGACACCATTTTGAGAAAAGCTTGGAATCAAGGAATACTTTTAGCAGGGATTAGTGCGGGTTCCATCTGTTGGTTCGAGGAAGGTGTAACCGATTCCTATGGCGAAGGATTAGAGCCTCTCAACTGCCTGGGCTTCTTAAAAGGCAGTAATTGCCCTCATTATGATGGGGAAGTGGATAGAAGACCTGCCTATCATAAACTCATTGAGTCTAAGAAAATCCAAGCTGGAATAGCAGCAGATGACGGGGTTGCATTTCATTACATCGAACAAGAAATAAGTAAAATTGTCAGTTCAAGACCAACCAGCAAGGCATACCGAGTTTACTACGAAAATAAAGTAATCGAAACCGAACTTCCAACCGAGTTCCTTGGTTCTTATTAA
- a CDS encoding aminoglycoside phosphotransferase family protein, whose protein sequence is MEKYIEHIKQVYPSLSIRDCRLNEMGQNNDVIIINESIVFRFPKYRMGIDNLKKETDILEAIKDKVSLPIPSPFYQSFKELEVGEVFVGYELISGSPLWKESLGNIQSEEVLIRLATQLVRFLIEIHSIPKNKLTLEETNPREEMVDLYQRIQDKLYPFMRIEAQQQIAYSFETFLNSETSLSLKTSLVHGDFGATNILWDPTTNNISGIIDFGGSDIGDPAYDFAGILSSYGEDFFTMCLKLYPNGTEIAERVRFYRSTFALQEALHGVDNDDVETFENGIKAYK, encoded by the coding sequence ATGGAGAAATATATTGAGCATATTAAACAAGTTTATCCAAGCCTTTCTATTAGGGATTGCCGGTTGAATGAAATGGGCCAAAATAATGATGTAATTATTATAAATGAATCAATCGTTTTTAGATTTCCAAAGTATCGTATGGGGATAGACAATCTAAAAAAAGAGACTGATATATTAGAAGCAATTAAAGATAAAGTATCTCTTCCAATTCCAAGTCCATTCTATCAATCTTTTAAAGAATTAGAAGTGGGCGAGGTCTTTGTTGGCTATGAACTAATTTCAGGATCACCATTGTGGAAAGAAAGTCTCGGAAACATTCAAAGTGAAGAAGTTTTAATAAGACTTGCAACACAGTTGGTTCGCTTCCTTATTGAAATTCATTCAATACCTAAAAATAAACTGACGTTAGAGGAAACCAATCCTCGTGAGGAAATGGTCGACCTTTATCAAAGAATACAAGATAAACTTTATCCTTTTATGAGGATAGAAGCACAACAACAAATCGCGTATTCTTTTGAAACTTTTCTAAACAGTGAAACGTCTCTTAGCTTAAAAACATCTTTGGTCCACGGTGACTTTGGGGCAACAAATATTTTATGGGATCCAACTACCAATAATATTTCGGGAATCATTGATTTTGGCGGCAGTGATATAGGTGACCCGGCATATGACTTTGCAGGAATACTATCCAGTTACGGGGAAGATTTTTTTACTATGTGTTTGAAGTTGTACCCAAATGGAACCGAAATAGCCGAACGAGTCAGGTTTTATAGAAGTACATTTGCGTTACAGGAAGCCTTACATGGGGTGGATAATGATGATGTAGAAACATTTGAAAATGGGATAAAAGCATATAAATAA
- a CDS encoding SRPBCC family protein: MITLNETPVVTAEMLIRRPVEEVYEAFINPEITTKFWFTKSSGRLEEGKKVRWDWEMYGVGDDLYVKELEQNKVIRIEWTNGTQVEWVFTPRTDNETFVSITNFGFSGSGDEMVSQAIDSMGGYTMVLSGLKAYLEHNIQLNLVADKAPDANINW, translated from the coding sequence ATGATAACACTAAACGAAACACCCGTTGTAACAGCAGAAATGCTAATTCGTAGACCAGTTGAGGAAGTTTATGAAGCTTTTATCAATCCTGAAATCACTACAAAATTCTGGTTCACCAAAAGCAGCGGGAGATTAGAAGAAGGTAAAAAGGTTAGATGGGATTGGGAGATGTATGGTGTTGGCGATGACTTGTATGTTAAGGAATTAGAGCAAAACAAGGTAATAAGAATTGAATGGACCAATGGGACCCAGGTTGAGTGGGTATTTACTCCTCGAACAGATAATGAAACCTTTGTTTCTATTACGAACTTTGGCTTTTCTGGAAGTGGGGATGAAATGGTCAGCCAAGCCATTGACTCAATGGGAGGGTATACAATGGTACTCTCTGGTTTAAAGGCATATCTAGAGCATAATATTCAATTAAATCTCGTAGCAGACAAGGCGCCAGACGCCAATATAAATTGGTAA
- a CDS encoding GDSL-type esterase/lipase family protein, translated as MKNFIFLLCIFLILFGTYTGIRGSSASSTKVFNLVALGDSITHGIGDPAKKGYIGGVKVKLEDIQNTPVNVSNFAIPRYSSDKVIEQLQDKKTNAQIEKANYIILYIGTNDFRQSANHQFYPLDVKKVNEGKGKFKTNLYKILEHIRIKNSAAPIFVLGLYHPYVEYPNQQEILNTIENWNDEIDNVAVDFEKTYYVPTLDLFQDKPKSTYFSDSLHPNPAGYQLIADRVSEKVVKELSFKNHPIRKHSGRKL; from the coding sequence ATGAAAAATTTTATCTTTTTACTCTGCATATTTCTGATTCTATTTGGTACATATACCGGTATTCGTGGTTCTTCGGCTAGTAGTACAAAGGTCTTTAACCTTGTAGCCCTCGGTGATTCTATCACACATGGTATAGGGGACCCGGCAAAAAAGGGATACATAGGAGGAGTTAAAGTGAAATTGGAAGATATACAAAATACTCCTGTTAACGTGAGTAACTTCGCTATACCAAGGTATTCTTCCGATAAAGTTATCGAACAACTGCAGGATAAAAAAACCAACGCGCAAATAGAAAAGGCCAATTATATTATTCTTTACATCGGAACAAATGATTTTAGGCAGAGTGCCAATCATCAATTTTATCCACTTGATGTAAAAAAAGTAAATGAGGGTAAAGGTAAATTCAAAACGAATCTTTATAAAATCCTTGAACATATTAGAATTAAAAATTCGGCTGCTCCCATTTTTGTTTTAGGTTTATACCACCCCTATGTGGAATATCCAAATCAACAGGAAATTTTAAATACGATAGAAAATTGGAACGACGAGATAGATAATGTGGCTGTAGATTTTGAAAAGACTTACTACGTTCCTACCCTTGACCTATTTCAAGACAAACCAAAAAGCACTTATTTCAGCGACTCCTTACATCCTAATCCAGCTGGATATCAGTTAATCGCCGATCGAGTGTCAGAAAAAGTAGTAAAAGAACTTAGTTTTAAAAATCATCCAATTAGAAAACATAGTGGTAGAAAGCTATGA
- a CDS encoding DJ-1/PfpI family protein, which yields MKQALLLTYDTFADFEVMILLTCIDSKYQINSFTVENEIRPIQSCAGLQVIPHLTIDQVNPENFDVLIIPGGNPAPLLDNSNLKKIVQHFYREKKQIAAICGGPAILGAAGILEEVKYTASIDTDDPLYSHVLVPKNQVKEHLVIDKNVITSTGSNYLNFAEAVLRNTGVFTEDLKDPLAYFRVPSLG from the coding sequence ATGAAACAAGCACTTTTATTAACTTATGATACGTTTGCTGATTTTGAAGTCATGATTTTATTAACCTGTATAGATTCAAAGTACCAGATAAATTCTTTTACTGTTGAAAATGAAATAAGACCTATTCAGTCTTGTGCAGGACTTCAGGTCATTCCCCATTTAACGATAGATCAAGTGAATCCTGAAAATTTTGATGTATTAATCATTCCTGGCGGTAACCCAGCCCCTCTTCTTGATAACTCGAACCTAAAGAAAATAGTGCAGCATTTTTATAGAGAAAAGAAACAAATTGCTGCAATTTGTGGAGGTCCTGCTATTTTAGGTGCTGCAGGCATACTAGAAGAAGTAAAGTATACAGCTTCGATAGACACTGACGATCCTTTATACAGTCATGTATTAGTTCCAAAAAATCAGGTAAAAGAACATCTTGTTATTGATAAAAATGTCATTACATCGACGGGGTCAAACTATTTAAATTTTGCAGAGGCAGTCCTTAGAAATACGGGTGTTTTTACAGAGGATCTGAAAGACCCCCTAGCATATTTTCGTGTCCCATCATTGGGTTAA
- a CDS encoding cupin domain-containing protein, with product MKFFNFNKESGKNISKFNSDFIMSRIIQTNKAASIGCMHLGENGLIGYHQAVCPQLLLILSGEGLVSINQEEYFNVQPGDAVFWEKDEWHETKTTRGLTAIVIESEELNPSSFMQTIIPNSKGER from the coding sequence ATGAAATTTTTTAACTTTAATAAAGAAAGTGGTAAGAACATTTCAAAGTTTAATTCCGATTTTATTATGTCGAGAATTATCCAAACAAACAAAGCTGCTTCAATAGGTTGTATGCATTTAGGAGAAAATGGCTTGATAGGTTATCACCAAGCAGTTTGCCCTCAACTATTGTTAATATTAAGTGGAGAAGGCTTGGTAAGTATTAATCAGGAAGAATATTTCAATGTCCAGCCTGGAGACGCTGTGTTTTGGGAAAAAGACGAATGGCACGAAACGAAGACAACCAGAGGCTTAACAGCTATTGTCATTGAAAGTGAAGAACTAAATCCTTCATCCTTTATGCAAACCATTATCCCGAACTCAAAAGGAGAGCGGTAA
- a CDS encoding DUF488 domain-containing protein → MEDFFLKRVYEPCDESDGFRILVDRLWPRGISKEAAKLTAWQKEVAPSPELRKWFCHKPELFEEFRVKYIEELRTDEQKQKIINEIITMTSKGRVTLLYGAKDPVYNHAIVLQEELTELLMK, encoded by the coding sequence GTGGAGGATTTTTTCTTGAAGAGGGTTTATGAGCCGTGTGATGAGTCTGATGGTTTTCGTATTTTAGTGGACCGTTTGTGGCCGCGTGGAATTTCGAAGGAGGCTGCTAAGTTGACGGCTTGGCAGAAGGAGGTTGCTCCTAGTCCAGAACTTCGAAAATGGTTTTGCCACAAGCCTGAGTTGTTTGAGGAGTTTCGTGTTAAGTACATAGAGGAATTGCGTACGGATGAACAAAAACAAAAGATAATAAATGAAATTATTACAATGACATCAAAGGGACGAGTTACTCTCCTTTATGGTGCCAAGGATCCTGTATATAATCATGCAATTGTGCTGCAAGAGGAGTTAACAGAATTATTGATGAAGTAA
- a CDS encoding excisionase family DNA-binding protein, giving the protein MYLTIKETAEYLSMPESTVEDLIKQKKIRAIHDGEGWIINKEQFNSHLKQIEKYKHLVEEILSEPIPEDHDIKDED; this is encoded by the coding sequence ATGTATCTAACAATTAAAGAAACAGCAGAATATTTATCAATGCCAGAATCAACAGTAGAAGACCTAATCAAACAAAAAAAAATTCGCGCCATCCATGATGGAGAAGGGTGGATCATCAACAAAGAACAATTCAACAGCCACCTAAAACAAATCGAAAAATACAAACACCTAGTAGAAGAAATCCTAAGTGAACCCATCCCAGAAGACCACGACATCAAGGATGAGGACTAA
- a CDS encoding dipeptidase codes for MKLIDLHCDALLKLSEGKGTLQFADAKELQTNKSRLHNGQVKVQCFAIFIEPDIPSDQKFQEALVQIDYFYKEVLGKNPDMIHIKDWSDFEKINIGQIGAMLTLEGVDAIGNDITKLHILYQLGVRSVGLTWNNANLAADGAGEPRGGGLTLFGKEIVQFNNEHQILTDISHLSDKGIWEVIELAKYPIASHSNSRSVCNHLRNLTDEQAIAMFKRNAMVHVVYYPPFVKEAGVVTINDLIRHIDHFCTLGGVNHIGLGSDFDGIATFIKDLEDASKTQNLINELLKHFKEEEVRGFAYQNFLNHRPGVAG; via the coding sequence ATGAAATTAATTGACCTCCATTGTGATGCATTACTTAAACTTTCTGAGGGGAAAGGCACGCTGCAGTTTGCTGATGCAAAGGAATTGCAGACGAATAAATCTCGATTGCATAATGGGCAAGTGAAGGTGCAGTGTTTTGCAATTTTTATTGAGCCCGATATTCCCTCAGACCAGAAATTTCAAGAGGCTCTTGTACAAATTGATTATTTTTATAAGGAAGTACTAGGCAAAAATCCTGATATGATCCATATTAAAGATTGGTCAGATTTTGAAAAAATCAATATCGGTCAAATAGGCGCGATGCTAACCCTTGAGGGAGTCGATGCCATTGGAAACGATATAACAAAACTTCACATCCTATATCAGTTGGGTGTTCGGTCTGTTGGTTTAACATGGAATAATGCTAATTTAGCAGCAGACGGTGCAGGAGAACCGCGGGGAGGCGGTCTTACGCTATTTGGTAAAGAAATTGTTCAGTTTAATAATGAACATCAAATCCTGACAGATATTTCTCACCTAAGTGATAAGGGGATTTGGGAGGTTATCGAGTTAGCCAAATATCCAATCGCGAGCCATTCCAATTCTCGAAGTGTTTGTAATCATCTTCGAAATTTAACAGATGAACAAGCGATAGCAATGTTTAAAAGAAATGCGATGGTTCATGTTGTTTATTATCCTCCCTTTGTAAAAGAAGCAGGTGTGGTGACCATTAATGACCTAATAAGGCATATCGACCACTTTTGTACATTAGGTGGTGTGAACCATATAGGATTAGGCTCGGATTTTGATGGAATAGCAACGTTTATCAAGGATTTAGAGGACGCCTCAAAAACACAAAATCTTATTAATGAATTATTAAAGCACTTTAAGGAGGAAGAGGTAAGAGGTTTCGCTTACCAAAACTTCCTTAACCACCGTCCAGGAGTGGCAGGATGA
- a CDS encoding FMN-dependent NADH-azoreductase has protein sequence MTKVLYITAHPHDDTQSYSMAVGKAFIDTYKEVNPDHEIIDVDLYRVDVPQIDVDVFSGWGKLRSGTEFEQLSTEEKAKVGRLSEICEQFITADKYIFVTPLWNFSFPPVMKAYLDAVSVAGKTFRYTEKGPIGLLTDKKALHIQARGGIYSEGPAAAMEMGHRYLDIMMQFYGVPSFEGLFVEGHNAMPDKAQEIKENAIARAKDLAHTF, from the coding sequence ATGACAAAAGTATTGTACATTACAGCTCATCCTCATGATGATACTCAATCTTATAGTATGGCAGTAGGAAAAGCATTTATTGATACTTACAAAGAAGTGAATCCTGACCATGAAATTATTGATGTTGATCTTTACAGAGTGGATGTTCCACAAATCGATGTTGATGTCTTCAGTGGATGGGGAAAACTTCGATCCGGTACGGAATTTGAACAGCTATCAACGGAAGAAAAAGCAAAGGTTGGCAGACTATCTGAGATTTGTGAACAGTTTATTACTGCGGATAAATATATTTTTGTAACACCATTATGGAATTTTTCCTTCCCGCCTGTCATGAAAGCCTATTTAGATGCAGTCTCAGTTGCAGGAAAAACCTTCAGGTACACGGAAAAAGGTCCAATTGGTCTACTCACAGACAAGAAGGCTTTACATATTCAAGCCCGCGGAGGTATCTATTCAGAAGGACCTGCTGCAGCTATGGAGATGGGTCATCGGTATCTAGATATTATGATGCAGTTTTATGGAGTCCCATCCTTTGAAGGTTTATTTGTTGAGGGCCATAATGCAATGCCTGACAAAGCACAAGAAATCAAAGAAAATGCTATTGCACGTGCTAAAGACTTGGCACACACTTTTTAA